In one Silene latifolia isolate original U9 population chromosome 10, ASM4854445v1, whole genome shotgun sequence genomic region, the following are encoded:
- the LOC141605780 gene encoding small ribosomal subunit protein uS3z-like — protein sequence MATQMSKKKKFVADGVFYAELNEVFTRELAEDGYSGVEVRVTPMRTEIIIRATRTQNVLGEKGRRIRELTSIVQKRFRFPENSVELYAEKVNNRGLCAIAQCESLRYKLLGGLAVRRACYGVLRFVMESGAKGCEVIISGKLRAQRAKSMKFKDGYMISSGQPVKEYIDSATRHVLLRQGVLGIKVKIMLDWDPKGKTGPQTPLPDIVIIHPPKEDDVISSAPLPVLPQVDVVEPIVA from the exons ATGGCGACCCAGATGAGCAAAAAGAAGAAATTCGTGGCAGACGGCGTCTTCTACGCTGAACTCAACGAAGTGTTCACTCGGGAACTCGCAGAAGATGGATACTCGGGCGTGGAAGTTAGGGTTACTCCTATGAGAACAGAAATCATCATCCGTGCTACACGTACCCAGAATGTTCTTg gtgaaaaGGGAAGGAGAATAAGGGAATTGACATCGATTGTTCAAAAGAGATTTAGATTTCCAGAGAATTCAGTGGAGTTGTATGCTGAGAAGGTGAATAACAGAGGTCTTTGCGCTATTGCTCAGTGTGAATCTTTGCGTTACAAGCTCCTTGGGGGTCTTGCTGTCAGAAG GGCTTGCTATGGGGTTTTGAGGTTTGTCATGGAAAGCGGAGCCAAGGGATGTGAG GTGATTATCAGTGGAAAACTGAGGGCTCAACGTGCCAAGTCCATGAAATTCAAGGATGGTTACATGATTTCATCTGGTCAGCCAGTGAAGGAGTACATTGACTCTGCCACTCGACATGTTCTTCTGAGACAG GGAGTGCTGGGTATTAAAGTGAAGATCATGCTCGACTGGGATCCGAAAGGAAAGACAGGACCTCAGACTCCTCTTCCAGATATTGTTATAATCCACCCACCAAAAGAGGATGATGTTATTAGCAGTGCTCCACTTCCAGTTTTGCCTCAAGTTGATGTTGTGGAGCCCATTGTCGCTTAA